Part of the Pseudomonas sp. P8_241 genome is shown below.
AGCCGTCGGACGGGATCAGTACCACGTAGTCATCGGGGTTGGCCATCTTGGCCTTGTAGCTCAAACCGTTGAAGTCCCAGACCACGCCGACTTCGATTTCACCTTTTTCCATGGTGGCGATGGTCGGGTTGGCCATCGACAGGCGACCTTGCTTGGCGATGTCAGCGAACATCAGCAAAGCTGGCTGAAGGTTCTTCTCATCGCCGCCGTTGGCCAGTGCCGCCGCCAGAACACCATTGGCTGCCTGTGCAGCGGTGCTCACGTCGCCGATGGAAACCTTGTATTTGCCGGTCTTGAGGTCAGCCCATTTGGTCGGTGCTTCGGAGCCGTGCAGAAGCTTCTTGTTGACGATGAATGCGATGGTCCCGGTGTAGGCCAGCGCCCAGTTGCCATCCTTGTCCTTGGCCCAGGCGGGCACCTGATCCCAGGTCGAAGGCTTGTATGGCTGGACCACGCCTTGCTTGACCGCGATCGGACCGAACGCGGCGCCCACATCACCGATGTCGGCGCTGGCGTTATCTTTTTCGGCTGCGAACTTGGCGATTTCCTGGGCCGAGCTCATGTCGGTATCGATGTGCTTGAGGCCGTATTTGTCGCTCAGGTCTTTCCAGGTGCCGGCCCAGTTTGCCCAGTCGTCAGGCATACCAACGCTGTTGACGGCGCCTTCCGCTTTCGCAGCGGCTTCCAGGGTTTTCAAGTCATCTGCCGCCATGGCGGCGGTGCACATTGCGATGGTCGAGCCTAACAGTGATGCCAGGAAAAGCTTTTTCATTCCGAAGCTCCTTGGGTCGTATTCAACGATGCGATTGCGGTTCGTGTTGGTCTAGGTCAGCAATACCTGAGCCAATCTAAGGAGCCTGGATGACACTTTGATGTCGCTCGTCGTCCGGGCAGGACTCTTATCGCCAGGTATCACTAGGGGCCAGCTAAGCGTAGACCATGGCCAAGGCCCCGGAGTACAAGGGACTTGGCCGATCTATTGCAGGTCCTTGATGCGACCGTCGGGCGGCTTTGTCATCTCTCGGTCATCTGCACTGCCTACGCTTGCACCCTATTAAATGAACCCCGATCTCAGTGCGGTTCCGCCCCGAAACAGTGCTGGTCTAGTCCAGATAGGTAACGTTGATGCGCGATGAGGCAACAAAAGCGGTGACAGCCATCGGCCAAGTGCTTCAGGAGCAACTCGACCATGGCTTGCTGGCGCCCGGCAGCAAGTTGCCGGCCGAGCGTAAACTCAGCGAGTTGTTCGGCACCACGCGCATCACGGTGCGCGAAGCGTTGTTGCAGTTGGAATCGCAAGGGCAGATTTATCGCGAAGAGCGCCGGGGCTGGTTCGTGTCGCCTCCGCGTCTGGCGTACAACCTGATGCAGCGCAGTCACTTTCACGCGATGGTCAGTGCGCAGGGGCGTGAACCGTCAACGGAAGTGATTTCGGCGCGCTTGCAGCCAGCGTCGGCGGCAGTCTGTGCCTGGCTGCAATTGCCGGCGCTGTCGAGCGTAATCCAGGTTTGCCGTTCACGGCGTATCGATGGGCGACTGGTGCTATACGTGGAGCATTACCTCAATCCGCAGTATTTTCCGGGGATTCTCGATTTCGATTTGAATCAATCGATCACCGAGCTGTATGCACGGCACTACGATTTGCATTACGGGCGGGTGCGGTTTGAAATTGTACCGACGGCGTTGTCGGTGGACGCGGCGGCGGCATTGAAAGTGTCGGTCGGCAGCCCCGGCCTGCGGATCGCCCGGGTCAACTATGACCAGCATGAACGCTTGATCGACTGCGATCTGGAGTTCTGGCGGCATGATGCGATTCATGTCGGTGTCGATGTGGTCTGACGCTGCTTTTGTAGGAGCTGGCTTGCCAGCGATGAGGCCATAACATTCAACCTCTTCGTTGGACGTTAAACCGTCATCGCTGGCAAGCCAGCTCCTACAGCGTTACTCATTCTGCGGACCGCCACCGGCCGTGATCACCTGAATACTCATCCGCGGTGTCGCCAGATCCAGTCCGGCTTCATCCATGTGCCGTTTGAGTGACAGGTTGAACGCTCGCGATACCTCCCATTGCTTGATCGGCGCCGTCTTGAACCGGGCGCGAAGTATCGCATTGCCGGATTCGAAGCTTTCCACGCCCTGAAACTCCAGTGGCGACCAGATATTGCGTCGCTGCAGCGGGTCGGTACGCATCTTCTGGCCGACGTCGCGCATCATTTTGATTGCGTTATCGATGTCCATGTTGGCCGGCACCGCTACCCGGAAAATCGCGTAGCCGAATTCTCGCGAGTAATTCTTGATGCTTTTGATTTCGCTGAATGGAATGGTGTGGACGATGCCATCGATATCACGCAGGCGCACGGTGCGGATGGTCAGGCCCTCGACAGTACCGAGGTGGCCGCCGACATCCACGTAATCGTCGATGGCCAGGGAGTCTTCAATGATGATGAACAAACCGGTGATCAGATCAGCTACCAGCGACTGGGCACCAAAACCGATGGCCAGGCCGATCACGCCGGCACCGGCCAGCAGTGGCGTGACGTTCATGCCCATGTTCGCCAGGGCAACGATCAGCGCGATGATGAAAAT
Proteins encoded:
- a CDS encoding ABC transporter substrate-binding protein, translated to MKKLFLASLLGSTIAMCTAAMAADDLKTLEAAAKAEGAVNSVGMPDDWANWAGTWKDLSDKYGLKHIDTDMSSAQEIAKFAAEKDNASADIGDVGAAFGPIAVKQGVVQPYKPSTWDQVPAWAKDKDGNWALAYTGTIAFIVNKKLLHGSEAPTKWADLKTGKYKVSIGDVSTAAQAANGVLAAALANGGDEKNLQPALLMFADIAKQGRLSMANPTIATMEKGEIEVGVVWDFNGLSYKAKMANPDDYVVLIPSDGSVISGYTTIINKYAKNPNAAKLTREYIFSDAGQINLAKGNARPIRAEHLTLPAEVQAKLLPNEQYKKVTPIKDADAWEKTSKALPQKWQEEVIINMQ
- a CDS encoding UTRA domain-containing protein, with the translated sequence MRDEATKAVTAIGQVLQEQLDHGLLAPGSKLPAERKLSELFGTTRITVREALLQLESQGQIYREERRGWFVSPPRLAYNLMQRSHFHAMVSAQGREPSTEVISARLQPASAAVCAWLQLPALSSVIQVCRSRRIDGRLVLYVEHYLNPQYFPGILDFDLNQSITELYARHYDLHYGRVRFEIVPTALSVDAAAALKVSVGSPGLRIARVNYDQHERLIDCDLEFWRHDAIHVGVDVV